Proteins from a single region of Cryptococcus neoformans var. neoformans JEC21 chromosome 6 sequence:
- a CDS encoding ATP synthase alpha chain, mitochondrial precursor, putative, protein MRAAIRNSLRGAVAQTARARVAPLAVRTYATAKPAASEVSSILEGRIAGASAGGDVQETGRVLTIGDGIARVYGLRNVQAEEMVEFSSGVRGMCLNLEADNVGVTIFGNDRLIKEGDTVKRTGQIVDVPVGPGLLGRVVDALGNPIDGKGPIKADGRTKAQLKAPGILPRRSVHEPMQTGLKSVDSLVPIGRGQRELIIGDRQTGKSALAVDTILNQKKWNDGADESKKLYCVYVAVGQKRSTVAQLVKTLEENDAMKYTIIVAATASEAAPLQYLAPFSGCAMGEWFRDNGKHALIIYDDLSKQAVAYRQMSLLLRRPPGREAYPGDVFYLHSRLLERAAKMNADYGAGSLTALPIIETQGGDVSAYIPTNVISITDGQIFLEAELFFKGVRPAINVGLSVSRVGSAAQTKLMKSVAGSLKLYLAQYREVAAFAQFGSDLDASTRYLLNRGARLTELLKQPQYSPMPTEVMAPLIYAGVNGMLDNVPVEKITAWEKSFTELLKSQHGALLEKLGGGVLTKEIEEEMKKIIDGHVADFLA, encoded by the exons ATGCGCGCCGCTATCAGGAACTCCCTCAGGGGTGCTGTCGCCCAGACC GCCCGAGCCCGTGTCGCTCCTCTTGCTGTCAGGACCTACGCTACCGCCAAGCCTG CTGCTTCCGAGGTTTCTTCTATCCTCGAGGGCCGAATTGCTGGCGCTTCTGCCGGCGGTGACGTCCAGGAGACTGGCCGTGTCCTTACCATTGGTGACGGTATCGCCCGTGTCTACGGTCTCCGAAACGTCCAGGCCGAGGAAATGGTTGAGTTCTCTTCCGGTGTCCGAGGCATGTGCTTGAACTTGGAAGCCGACAACGTCGGTGTTACTATCTTCGGTAACGACAGGTTGATCAAGGAGGGTGACACTGTCAAGCGAACTGGTCAGATTGTCGACGTTCCCGTCGGTCCCGGTCTTCTTGGCCGAGTTGTTGACGCTTTGGGTAACCCCATCGACGGCAAGGGCCCTATCAAGGCTGACGGCAGGACCAAGGCCCAGCTCAAGGCCCCTGGTATTCTTCCCCGACGATCCGTCCACGAGCCCATGCAGACTGGTCTCAAGTCCGTCGACTCTTTGGTCCCT ATCGGTCGTGGACAGCGAGAGCTTATCATTGGTGACCGTCAGACTGGTAAATCCGCTCTTGCCGTCGACACCATTCTTAAccagaagaagtggaaCGACGGTGCCGACGAGTCCAAGAAGCTCTACTGTGTCTACGTTGCCGTTGGCCAGAAGCGATCTACCGTCGCTCAGCTCGTCAAGACCCTTGAGGAGAACGATGCCATGAAGTACACCATCATTGTCGCTGCCACCGCCTCTGAGGCCGCTCCTCTCCAGTACCTTGCTCCCTTCTCTGGTTGTGCTATGGGCGAGTGGTTCCGTGACAACGGCAAGCACGCTTTGATTATCTACGATGACTTGTCCAAGCAGGCCGTTGCCTACCGACAGATGTCTTTGCTTCTTCGACGACCCCCTGGTCGTGAGGCTTACCCCGGTGAC gTTTTCTACCTCCACTCTCGTCTCCTCGAGCGTGCCGCTAAGATGAACGCCGACTACGGAGCTGGTTCTCTCACTGCCCTCCCCATCATTGAGACTCAGGGTGGTGACGTGTCTGCCTACATTCCCACCAACGTTATTTCCATTACCGACGGTCAGATCTTCTTGGAAGCtgagctcttcttcaagggtGTCCGACCCGCCATCAACGTCGGCT TGTCCGTCTCTCGAGTCGGTTCCGCCGCCCAGACCAAGCTTATGAAGTCCGTCGCCGGTTCTCTTAAGCTCTACCTTGCTCAGTACCGAGAAGTTGCTGCCTTCGCTCAGTTTGGTTCCGACCTTGACGCTTCTACCCGATACCTCCTTAACCGAGGTGCTCGTCTCACTGAGCTCCTCAAGCAGCCTCAGTACAGCCC TATGCCCACTGAGGTCATGGCTCCTCTTATCTATGCCGGTGTTAACGGTATGCTCGACAACGTCCCCGTCGAGAAGATTACCGCTTGGGAGAAGTCCTT CACTGAGCTCCTCAAGTCTCAGCACGGTGCTCTCCTCGAGAAGCTCGGTGGTGGTGTCTTGACCAAGGAGatcgaggaggagatgaagaagatcatcGATGGCCACGTCGCCGACTTCCTCGCTTAG
- a CDS encoding Bromodomain and PHD finger-containing protein 3, putative has translation MPLHDLPKVSFTLITDDPALLHPAGVQSEQSRSYGYNDFSDFERPEHYIRYIEPIESELAVQVEYDMDEQDQAWLDTYNAERKKDQCGPISYEVFEIIMDKLEKEWFNLSKRIPQPQQQLAPEDSKCSICDDGEGENSNAIVFCDGCNLAVHQDCYGVPYIPEGQWLCRKCTVSPENPVSCIFCPNEGGAFKQTTTGHWAHLLCAIWIPETTLGNSIYMEPVESVELVPKGRWKLVCSLCKERVGACIQCENRNCFTAFHVTCARQLGLLKSMKSLTTDGTLHAYCHKHMPLDESKDQEVEDEEEEDDGWEVSPRNHHAHAKTKSKTQSSKSRTSKSHPTPTAKRPAQPLVIPVTKKSAQAHSKSFRPGPPIIPKMIVNRILEYVGKVQLRKKPQVVEKICRYWSLKREARRGAPLLKRLHLEPWTASTAARTQTESEKAQKLKFLQMLRNDLEKVRMLADLVRKREKEKLRQAQVIKDVIDRFIFPYSERLRVTLERISAMDRREMFLNPVTPAEAPDYSDIVKEPMCWLYIDEKLEKNAYIDIADFKRDIMLVLDNAMLYNARDTPFHRAASKLKTAAQPLLNELDSITASHQSTSTESLVPSDLPVGDLEPALPHILAFFQETTVSSQPEEPQDLLTSLFATELEPPKPPTPTPSPPPQPRKYRRPTKEEKQKKWNALVKERQEKGLGRSTRGTEKLTREFEEEAGLAAAATQREKSTPVPAEEGNGMGIDHDRRAVRRSTRNSLGGASSAVSTPKSAPRQRKREPAQVPVAEEPSRSARSTSTILPPTRQQRGVIGLEALPLLTTKERLEQERALDLTTTEIDAADQFKRFNVGWVLPEGTKRKRSQNATSGGASSTISRAPNNSTSRARGKKNEASPSAAPATSKSKSRSRKGSHNISVIQEEEEGEIEVTTPKRSDKGNAVEPENGGFIEAADDDSDLSPPPTSLPGSAAPSPRATSSIAKPADAHGSDIENDARSDDEDQLQTEKKKPDLEGQGDQETISHGTKRKGESDIETPVREKKRSKTTQAKEEKVAKTPPKGKGRVKALYPPGTLVWAKIHTFPFFPAEIVDLIDDRDEVPDAVLKEETASRAAAKNVNKDVWLVRFFDARSSYGWITGDRLDELGEDENVDAMYLAGKDREGKSKGFKTPSLKRACRKGYRDALNSMETSANEGGRKEK, from the exons ATGCCCCTCCACGACCTCCCAAAGGTCTCCTTCACTCTCATCACAGACGATCCAgcccttctccatccagCAGGCGTACAGTCC GAGCAAAGCAGATCGTACGGAT ACAATGACTTCTCTGACTTCGAAAGACCGGAGCACTACATTCGCTATATAG AACCCATCGAGTCAGAGTTGGCAGTGCAGGTTGAATATGACATGGACGAACAAG ACCAAGCATGGTTAGATACTTATAATGCTGAACGAAAGAAAGACCAATGTGGGCCCATTTCGTACGAAGTATTCGAGATTATCATGGACAAactggagaaggaatggtTTAACTTG TCTAAGCGGATACCGCAGCCGCAACAACAACTGGCACCTGAAGATTCTAAATGCTCCATCTGCGATGATGGTGAGGGAGAAAACTCGAACGCGATTGTGTTCTGTGACGGATGTAATTTGGCGGTCCATCAAG ACTGTTACGGTGTGCCATATATCCCGGAGGGCCAGTGGCTTTGTCGCAAGTGTACGGTCTCTCCTGAGAACCCAGTA TCTTGCATCTTCTGTCCTAACGAAGGCGGAGCTTTCAAGCAAACTACTACAGGCCATTGGGCTCATCTGCTATGCGCAATCTGGATACCAGAGACCACCCTAGGAAATTCCATATATATGGAGCCAGTCGAGTCAGTGGAGTTGGTGCCGAAGGGCAGATGGAAGCTG GTCTGTTCATTGTGCAAAGAGAGAGTCGGAGCTTGCATTCAATGTGAAAACCGGAATTGTTTCACGGCCTTCCATGTCACTTGCGCAAGACAGTTGGGTTTATTAAAAAGCATGAAATCATTGACAACCGACGGAACTCTGCATGCGTACTGTCATAAGCACATGCCA TTGGATGAATCAAAGGATCAGGAagtggaggatgaggaggaagaggacgatggCTGGGAAGTGTCCCCTCGCAACCATCACGCTCATGCCAAAACGAAATCTAAAACTCAATCTTCCAAGTCACGAACGTCGAAGTCTCACCCCACACCTACGGCAAAACGCCCAGCTCAACCATTGGTTATACCTGTCACCAAGAAATCTGCCCAAGCGCATTCCAAATCTTTTCGTCCTGGCCCGCCCATCATTCCCAAGATGATCGTGAATAGAATTCTAGAGTATGTCGGGAAAGTTcagttgaggaagaagcctcAGGTTGTAGAGAAGATATGTAGGTATTGGAGTCTGAAAAgggaagcaagaagaggagcgCCACTGTTGAAAAGGTTGCATCTTGAG CCTTGGACAGCATCCACAGCCGCTAGAACTCAGACCGAGTCTGAAAAGGCTCAAAAACTCAAATTTTTACAGATGCTTCGAAACGACCTTGAAAAGGTTCGCATGCTGGCGGACCTCGTtcggaagagagaaaaagaaaagttgCGACAGGCGCAAGTTATCAAAGACGTGATAGATCGATTCATCTTTCCATATAGCGAGAGACTGAGGGTGACTTTAGAGAGAATATCTGC AATGGATCGACGCGAGATGTTTTTGAACCCGGTCACCCCAGCGGAAGCGCCTGATTATTCCGATATCGTCAAAGAACCGATGTGTTGGTTGTATATAGACGAAAAGCTGGAAAAGAACGCTTATATAGATATCGCAGATTTCAAG CGTGATATCATGCTCGTGCTTGACAACGCCATGCTATACAACGCCAGAGATACACCTTTTCATCGTGCGGCGTCCAAACTCAAAACTGCTGCTCAGCCTCTTTTGAATGAGCTCGACTCCATCACAGCATCCCATCAATCCACCTCTACAGAGTCCCTTGTACCGTCTGACCTCCCAGTTGGGGACCTCGAGCCTGCTTTGCCCCATATactcgccttcttccaagaAACAACTGTCTCCTCACAACCTGAGGAACCTCAAGACCTGCTGACATCCCTTTTTGCAACCGAGCTTGAACCCCCCAAACCTCCCACACCGACACCATCACCTCCCCCCCAACCCAGAAAATACCGCAGGCCTacaaaggaagagaagcagaagaagtggaaCGCATTGGTAAAGGAAAGACAAGAGAAGGGACTAGGAAGGTCGACTAGGGGAACGGAGAAGTTGACAAGAGAGttcgaagaagaggcagggTTAGCTGCGGCCGCTACtcaaagggagaagagcacCCCTGTGCCAGCGGAAGAAGGTAATGGGATGGGTATAGATCATGATAGAAGAGCGGTGCGCAGGAGCACACGAAATTCACTTGGAGGGGCATCTTCTGCGGTCAGCACTCCCAAATCTGCCccaaggcaaaggaaaagggagcCTGCGCAAGTGCCTGTGGCGGAAGAGCCTTCTAGATCAGCTCGCTCAACGTCCACCATTCTCCCGCCGACTCGACAGCAACGTGGTGTAATAGGTCTTGAGgctttgcctcttcttACTACCAAAGAACGTTTGGAACAAGAGCGTGCTCTTGATCTCACTACCACTGAGATTGATGCAGCAGACCAGTTCAAGAGATTCAATGTGGGATGGGTTCTGCCTGAAGGTacgaaaaggaaaaggagccAAAATGCGACGAGCGGTGGTGCAAGTAGTACCATCTCAAGAGCACCAAACAATTCAACATCACGCGCAAGGGGTAAGAAAAATGAAGCAAGTCCATCTGCAGCACCGGCAACGTCTAAATCAAAGTCCAGGTCAAGGAAGGGCTCACACAATATCAGCGTTAtccaagaggaagaagagggtgagaTTGAGGTTACTACCCCCAAAAGGTCCGATAAAGGCAATGCCGTCGAGCCGGAGAACGGTGGTTTCATCGAGGCCGCCGATGACGACAGCGACCTTTCACCCCCTCCTACAAGTTTGCCTGGATCGGCAGCTCCAAGTCCAAGAGCAACGAGCAGCATCGCTAAGCCAGCTGATGCACATGGATCCGACATCGAAAATGATGCAAGGAGCGATGACGAAGATCAATTGCAaactgaaaaaaagaagccGGATCtggaagggcaaggagaTCAAGAGACAATCTCGCACGGCACCAAACGAAAGGGCGAAAGTGATATCGAAACTCCTGtcagagagaagaaaagatcgaAAACCACACAGGCtaaagaggagaaggtggcAAAAACACCAccaaaaggaaaagggagggTCAAAGCCCTTTATCCACCTGGAACATTAG TCTGGGCTAAAA TCCACACattcccctttttccctgCCGAAATTGTCGATCTAATTGACGATCGCGATGAAGTCCCTGACGCGGTGCTGAAGGAGGAGACTGCCTCTCGCGCGGCTGCCAAAAATGTGAATAAGGACGTATGGCTCGTGAGATTCTTTGACGCGAGATCGAGTTACGGGTGGATAACTGGAGACAGGCTGGACGAGCTTGGAGAGGACGAAAATGTTGACGCCATGTATCTGGCGGGCAAGGAcagagaagggaagagtAAAGGGTTTAAGACACCTAGCCTGAAGAGGGCTTGTAGGAAGGGCTATCG TGATGCTCTAAATAGCATGGAAACCAGTGCAAACGAAggtgggaggaaagagaaataA
- a CDS encoding late endosome to vacuole transport-related protein, putative gives MQNVNIPADSVPQGLKHIEQILKRAKELKQAEPIVSYWCSFSAAQKALKVQNRTKEDTLFLMSLIDALEQMKVIMGNNEAIHSEAAGAAYIENFALKVFMSADNDDRAGNTGKATIRKFVVAGQFIEVLRCFEHGMTEEMEQKLQYARWKAADGAKALREGRAPKPGPPITEDEALLPVPPTGSPDGLSQGIQSPNALGGSRNGSFSSTVRPTIPSPPAMSPRTSPSLSPGKNINVNVPPLDAHTADNLGTTRSQNSGSGAWSTVATPGLPDDENSQIHFDLSRTEVPSSDVLGTPPEERSPSGERKNVRFTGPDGAPLSPASTYNTISSYDAPPPPPPTYISSPVASSKSIPSASSVPVADNPPEGRPRGDSSASARSNDRHNQPATHIPDVSARGAESATTIPKPKAAPTSSSGLRTSAVPSSINVPPAPPPSLASAPSLPPPLHPQSHGLGLTSPPISLTPAPKSLSRRDVEQTQKHAKWAISALDFDDYETAKSELRKALNLLGG, from the exons ATGCAAAACGTGAATATCCCGGCGGATTCAGTGCCGCAAGGCCTGAAGCATATCGAGCAAATCCTCAAGAGAGCAAAGGAACTCAAACAAGCCGAGCCCATCGTCTCTTATTGGT gctctttctctgctgCTCAGAAGGCTTTGAAGGTGCAAAACAGAACCAAAGAAGACACCCTATTTCTCATGTCCCTTATTGATGCATTGGAGCAA ATGAAAGTCATCATGGGAAATAATGAAGCGATCCATAGTGAGGCAGCCGGTGCCGCATACATTGAAAACTTTGCTCTCAAGGTCTTCATGTCTGCTGATAATGATGACCGCGCTGGTAACACCGGAAA AGCGACAATAAGGAAGTTCGTTGTGGCCGGGCAATTTATTGAAGTTCTCCGTTGTTTTGAGCATGGTATGACAGAAGAG ATGGAGCAAAAACTGCAGTACGCGCGATGGAAGGCCGCGGACGGCGCAAAAGCGCtacgagaaggaagggcaCCGAAACCCGGACCAC CAATTACGGAGGACGAGGCTCTCCTTCCTGTTCCACCAACTGGTTCGCCAGATGGGTTGTCCCAAGGTATCCAGTCACCAAATGCGCTCGGCGGATCTCGAAATGGCTCCTTCTCGTCCACTGTCCGCCCAACAATTCCTTCACCACCCGCCATGTCACCTCGCACCTCACCGTCTCTAAGCCCTGGAAAAAATATCAATGTCAACGTGCCCCCCCTCGATGCCCATACGGCTGATAACTTAGGCACAACGAGAAGTCAAAATAGCGGGTCTGGAGCTTGGAGCACAGTGGCCACTCCTGGTTTACCTGACGATGAGAATTCCCAGATCCACTTTGATCTCAGCAGGACCGAGGTCCCTTCGTCGGATGTATTGGGCACACCTCCTGAGGAAAGGTCTCCTTCTGGCGAGAGGAAAAATGTGAGATTTACGGGTCCCGATGGAGCGCCTCTTTCTCCAGCTTCGACATACAACACTATCTCGTCATACGATGCCcctccgccaccaccacccactTATATTTCCTCCCCTGTGGCATCTTCGAAATCGATCCCGTCTGCGTCTTCGGTTCCAGTAGCGGATAACCCACCCGAAGGTCGTCCAAGGGGTGACTCGTCAGCTTCAGCACGTTCTAACGATCGTCACAATCAACCAGCGACGCACATTCCGGATGTCAGTGCGCGTGGGGCTGAATCTGCTACCACCATTCCCAAACCCAAGGCTGCCCCTACTTCCAGCTCCGGCCTTCGCACCTCCGCTGTTCCTTCGTCGATCAATGTACCACCTGCTCCCCCCCCCTCTCTTGCATCTGCCCCGTCCCTCCCCCcgcctctccatcctcagtCTCATGGTTTAGGCTTAACATCTCCGCCCATATCGCTAACACCTGCACCCAAAAGTCTGAGCAGGAGAGATGTCGAGCAGACACAGAAACACGCAAAATGGGCGATCAGTGCGTTGGATTTTGATGATTACGAGACCGCAAAAAGTGAATTGAGGAAAGCTTTAAATTTGCTAGGCGGATAA
- a CDS encoding cytoplasm protein, putative has protein sequence MSMHFAPQWAKPIKPSGSTTTTPTTEVPLRKSTTSSPFPALPANPRSASPTTTTHPTLSYSRVTHTPSSPNVATDGYFPNQDLNGGIVNVHPFRYSREQILSLFDESKFKERPIELVEMAEGGGVLVSQSVNRPVGMRDLTDTEKKILATSVHPALSTRRQLNQTNTPGEHATNGLSTRRNAGFTRGEGGAFSGSLGKMGSFGGGVLSPSGIDHKAPGALGGGFGGVAKRMSRRNEDVGGESRSSAATWRSGPKTPAGNFEGVLGFGNSAAPSSPSVETSEQKEVGQRKWRIAAGLPAGESDKTLDVPISNQAGVSASVIATPSATPIPDRDATVLDSIPAPTPTSQTPQVPIQEPKEDLGAVEWFYRDPNGQEQGPFTGTQMHDWYSHSYFTDDLPLRRASESDFRPLSELKAATGNAVQPFLSPIRPRQLPPNLPIPIAALQQHAMSSLPDNFRNLSMQSPIGSDPRVSPQPPLPSVPGAAPYIPGYDTAFSHNYPLGHQPLDQVASPGYAPSPTQGWNALAPQPSLRMGMSPLSPAPFSNIGVPSPIGSAPLQYMQQQQQQQQQQQQQQQHQGYFGAPQQMGMRSAPGDIYGQPQPWGVHGLQQQAGGFPQQIGYQSQPQNQPQSQSAPVQWDQAQLPQQVLYEQSQPQQQQQQQQQQQQEVEQSVPISEPVDEGSQSEQVEETAQIKVSAEPEADIQLETVEDVKEQLAIDLDQEEEDEVEELTPVESPVISTPAFKPAPAPTTSAWKKTLTPSDETSLTDPVDPTPAQAASIRPSKPTSREEFEIIPTPVQLPKVVDVSTPGPTADASASPSLERSSSKPKIAPWAIKNEERAAPSPSLRDIQEAEARRAEARRVALAEARAATASPVLVSASSEDLPASMSWGLPSQTGKGTVRSHSPATPSTPGPAVAAWGGAGEAPKKTLKQIQEEEEKRKTRAAQAARVAQGQAAGAGASAIPNAGSTRRGYADLAAAPVKREEIQPGWTTVGAGGRVASSSGVPRAATPVNVKPTPAPVVKPAAAPVPVKKATGPSASTSIVDDGAPSVEFVRWTKQALTGFKGDVDDFISVLLSFPIDPPAASRADQMEIISDSVYANSSTLDGRRFAQEFMAKRKADAARPGGAAGGKKISSLADVVKTQPKQTTDAGFKVVKAKGKKKN, from the exons ATGTCCATGCACTTCGCTCCCCAATGGGCCAAACCCATCAAGCCCTCCGGCTCGACAACTACTACTCCTACAACAGAAGTTCCTCTTAGGAAGTCTAccacatcttctcccttcccgGCTTTGCCCGCGAACCCTAGATCGGCGTCTCCAACGACTACAACTCATCCTACTTTGAGCTACTCGCGCGTAACGCATACCCCATCTAGTCCCAATGTTGCGACAGACGGCTATTTCCCCAACCAGGACCTGAACGGAGGAATAGTAAATGTCCATCCATTCAGGTATAGTCGCGAGCAAATACTTTCCCTCTTTGACGAGAGCAAGTTCAAGGAAAGGCCTATTGAGTTAGTGGAGATGGCAGAAGGCGGCGGTGTGTTGGTTAGCCAGAGTGTGAACCGGCCCGTAGGGATGAGAGATTTGACCGAcacggagaagaag ATTCTTGCTACCTCGGTTCATCCCGCTCTTTCGACGCGGCGACAGTTGAACCAAACGAATACTCCGGGGGAGCATGCGACGAATGGCCTTTCCACTCGCCGCAATGCAGGATTTACCCGTGGGGAAGGCGGGGCCTTTAGTGGATCGTTGGGGAAAATGGGCTCTTTTGGCGGTGGAGTCTTGAGCCCTAGTGGTATTGACCATAAGGCGCCCGGCGCATTGGGTGGAGGCTTTGGCGGTGTGGCGAAAAGGATGAGTAGAAGGAATGAGGACGTTGGCGGAG AATCGAGGTCCTCAGCGGCGACCTGGAGGTCGGGCCCCAAGACTCCTGCCGGTAATTTCGAAGGTGTTCTTGGGTTTGGCAACTCGGCCGCCCCTTCGAGCCCTTCCGTTGAAACTTCGGAGCAGAAAGAAGTGGGGCAGAGAAAATGGAGGATTGCTGCTGGTCTGCCGGCTGGCGAGAGCGATAAG ACTCTTGACGTTCCGATCTCTAATCAGGCCGGCGTGTCAGCCTCTGTGATTGCCACACCTTCAGCTACGCCCATTCCTGATCGTGACGCAACGGTTCTTGACTCGATCCCAGCTCCCACTCCCACTTCCCAGACACCTCAAGTACCCATCCAAGAACCCAAGGAAGATCTTGGTGCTGTTGAGTGGTTCTATCGCGATCCCAATGGTCAAGAGCAAGGACCATTCACTGGCACTCAGATGCACGACTGGTACTCTCACTCATACTTTACCGAcgatcttcctctccgtcGTGCGTCTGAAAGTGACTTTCGTCCATTGTCCGAGCTCAAAGCAGCGACGGGCAACGCTGTTCAGCCTTTCCTCTCGCCCATTCGACCTCGACAGCTGCCTCCCAATCTTCCAATCCCTATCGCTGCCCTTCAACAGCATGCAATGAGCAGTCTTCCGGACAACTTCCGCAACCTCTCTATGCAGTCTCCTATTGGTTCAGACCCGCGCGTCAGCCCTCAGCCTCCCCTCCCTTCTGTCCCAGGCGCTGCCCCCTACATTCCCGGCTACGATACTGCCTTTTCCCACAATTATCCGCTTGGCCATCAACCTCTCGATCAGGTGGCTTCTCCTGGGTATGCTCCCTCTCCCACGCAAGGGTGGAATGCTCTTGCTCCTCAACCATCTCTTCGCATGGGCATGTCTCCCCTTTCTCCTGCTCCATTTAGCAACATTGGTGTGCCTTCACCAATCGGCTCCGCCCCTTTACAGTACatgcagcaacagcaacagcagcaacagcaacagcagcagcagcagcagcaccaGGGGTACTTTGGTGCGCCCCAGCAGATGGGCATGAGGTCAGCCCCCGGAGATATCTATGGTCAGCCTCAGCCTTGGGGAGTGCATGGTCTTCAGCAACAGGCCGGAGGCTTCCCGCAACAAATAGGTTACCAATCTCAACCCCAAAACCAGCCCCAATCTCAAAGTGCCCCTGTTCAGTGGGACCAAGCTCAACTTCCTCAACAAGTATTGTATGAGCAAAGTCAgcctcagcagcagcagcagcagcagcagcagcaacagcaggaGGTCGAGCAGTCGGTGCCTATCTCTGAGCCTGTGGATGAGGGATCTCAATCTGAACAGGTTGAGGAAACTGCACAGATTAAAGTATCTGCTGAACCAGAGGCTGACATCCAGCTTGAGACTGTTGAAGATGTAAAGGAACAACTCGCTATCGACCTcgatcaagaagaggaggatgaagtaGAAGAACTTACTCCTGTCGAATCTCCTGTTATCTCTACCCCCGCTTTCAAGCCTGCTCCTGCGCCTACAACAAGCGCTTGGAAAAAGACTCTGACTCCTAGCGATGAGACCTCTCTCACAGATCCCGTCGATCCCACCCCTGCGCAGGCCGCTTCTATCAGACCCAGCAAACCTACTTCCAGGGAAGAATTTGAGATCATCCCCACCCCTGTTCAGCTTCCCAAGGTTGTGGATGTATCCACTCCAGGCCCCACTGCAGATGCTTCTGCCAGTCCTTCTCTTGAAAGGTCATCTTCTAAGCCTAAGATTGCTCCCTGGGCTATTAAAAATGAGGAACGTGCCGCTCCTAGTCCCTCTTTGAGAGATATTCAAGAAGCCGAGGCCAGGCGTGCTGAAGCTCGCCGGGTGGCCTTGGCGGAAGCACGTGCGGCGACCGCTTCCCCAGTGCTTGTTTCCGCAAGTTCAGAAGACCTGCCCGCTAGCATGTCTTGGGGTTTGCCGTCACAGACTGGCAAAGGAACTGTCCGTTCTCACTCTCCCGCTACTCCTTCCACCCCTGGTCCTGCTGTAGCTGCATGGGGTGGTGCTGGTGAGGCCCCTAAGAAGACGTTGAAGCAAAttcaggaggaggaagagaagcgCAAGACTCGAGCTGCACAAGCTGCCCGTGTTGCCCAGGGCCAGGCTGCTGGGGCGGGTGCAAGTGCAATCCCAAACGCTGGTAGTACCAGGAGGGGCTATGCTGATTTGGCTGCGGCACCtgtgaagagggaggagattCAACCTGGATGGACTACTGTTGGTGCCGGCGGCAGGGTTGCCAGTTCTTCTGGCGTTCCGAGAGCCGCCACCCCCGTTAACGTTAAGCCTACTCCTGCGCCCGTTGTGAAGCCTGCCGCCGCCCCAGTACCCGTGAAAAAGGCTACAGGCCCTTCTGCATCCACATCCATTGTCGATGACGGTGCCCCTTCAGTCGAATTTGTCCGATGGACCAAGCAAGCCCTCACCGGTTTCAAaggtgatgttgatgacTTCATTTCTGTGCTCTTGTCCTTCCCTATCGATCCTCCTGCCGCTTCTCGAGCAGACCAAATGGAGATTATCAGCGACAGTGTCTACGCCAACAGCTCAACTCTTGATGGCAGAAGGTTCGCTCAAGAGTTCatggcgaagaggaaggcggaTGCGGCTAGGCCTGGTGGGGCGGCTGGTGGCAAGAAGATCTCTAGTTTGGCCGATGTGGTGAAGACTCAGCCAAAACAGACGACCGATGCCGGCTTTAAGGTGGTGAAGgccaagggcaagaagaagaactaA